CGTCCGCCCACTCACCAGCCCGGACGTAACGTACGAACGTAAAAACCTGCCAGCAGAAGATTATTGAATCCCTTCCCATCGTGCCATGCCTTGCcagaatggagacgcctggcaCCTCATCTCATGGGTTTGTGGCAGGGTTGATGCGAATGGTCCCGTTGTTTACGTTCCACCGAACCCCCTTCAACCGAACGCAATAGccaaaaaacaattcaaacgTAATCCAACATAATCTCCTTCTATTTCACTTCATTATGTGTGCcgttaatgattttttttttcgggagagCCCCGACCTCGCACGTGGCTTCCATTTTGTGCTATTTCTGTTGTTTCCTTTTGTGTCTTTCTGTGGCCTTGGTCGGCAAACCCAGAGATCCAAGGAGTctggtcctttttttgtgctgaCGCAAGGGGAAGGAGaccaaagaaaaagaagcggaGCGCTGAGTGGCGGACGAGGGTGATACCGGGGCCCCCTGGTCTTGCTATATAATCATTGTCAGCTCGACCGAAAGTCCCAGAGTGGGTGGTACCAGTCTCAGTCGCTTAATTCCCGCTCGCTGGATTAGCGCGCTGATTGGTGTTGATAGGAAACAGGGAACTGGGATTTGGAGCGTGCGGACAAATTGATTCCACGAATTGGAAAACCTCCCCcggggcgagagagagagagacctgaGGGATGGAGTTCCACTTTaacgagaagcaaaaaaaaatcctcaacAGAAAGGTCATTATGTTGGTGTATGTTGGAACACAGTCGCAGGCCCTGCGAAGCATCATTATGCTTTCATTTCTTCGTCACAATCACACGACCTCCGCTCCTTACTCGAGTGAATCAAAACGTCAACAAAACGGTCTCCTGCAGCGACTGATTTCGTGCAGGAAATGAGGGACGCataagagagcgaaagaggtCACCACGAGTTCCAACGCGCAGACACGCGGCCACGAGGAGGTTGGTGGGTGCAGCGGAAGTCCATTAGTCCATTAGTCCCAGTGTCCAactaagcacacacacacacacacacacacggggggagAGCGCAATACAAACCTTTCAGTTGCCGACCGAGCTGATCGCAGGGGCTCTTCTCCAGCACGCACATGATCTGCCGGCTGACAATCACCTGATTGTTCAGCAGTCGGTTAATGTTCTGGCTGTCGTTGGCCGCCACCGGCTGCGGTCCGGCGATCAGTGCCGCCATCAGCGCAATTACCGCCGCTGATAGCATAAATAGATTTGGTAATGCCTTTGAACTCATTTTTGTGCCAGTTATGCGCGCTGCTGTgagccggtgctgctgctgctgctgctgctgctgccgcctccgCTGACTACGCTGTTGGGTTGGTTGCTCGCTCTGTTCCGTGCCGAGTCGGTGCTTATCCGGGGCCGAGCATCAATCCGTGTGACGGTATCGTGTCAACGTGGTCGCGTCTCCAAGGTCTGCAGACCCTAGATTTGAAGGGATCGccaacctacacacacacacacaaacacacacgtagtCTCGAGAGCGCTCTTGGCAGGGCGCGCTTCCGGTGCGAAACCTTCGTTATGCTCGCCCTTTACACAGCGGCACGTTTGGTGCGTTAATGTAATAAATTAATGCTTGTTATGGCGTACGTAAGCCGAAACCGTTGACTGGTAAGCCGCACTGCTACGCACTCACTCCACTGTCATAAACTCGATAggacgggcacacacacacacacacgcacttatgcacacatacaaaagcCGCAACAAAGCCCGCGGGGTGCTGATATGCCGTGACGCGAGATGAAAAGAGGCAGGACCAGGGCGGTGTGATATGATGTTGGCACTTCCGGGTTCACCGTAATCCTCTGTTGTTCGCGGACGGTACGACTGCGTGGCGGCACAAATAGCGTGCCAACGGTCTGCGAGATGGACGATTCGTATAGCTTGAACTCCCGCCAAAGACTGAATTTATACCCGAAGTGTGCATgctgttttatgctgcatgtTGGCGAAACGGAgcgagcacgagagagaaTTTTCCGGGTTTGTTCGGAATGGCGGGCAGTAGTGAGTGAGAGACTATCCGAGGATACGAGCCGAGAGCATGGCATTTGTTGTCCTTATTCTCGTGGTTGTTCGTGCGTTGACGGGGGGAttcggttatttcgggtcaaaaaaaggcttacttttgacgatttttagtgaagaaacaattcaacttatttttttcaaaataatgtcatattgaACTACaatttttcaagaatatttggttctattttgggaaagatttgatcaaaactacgttcatggcatccaatctagaaaggcaaatctgcaaaaaagtactttttgcggtgcccatcatagcaacGTGCctggtcatcagaaatatacaaatgaatattcttttgttaggttataagtttatccagacAGCCCCGTTgcgtttttgttgaatttcccatttttcgatttttgccaaatttttgaagttgaaaaagttatCATTTTTTGGATGTTGTCTCAAAACACGAGTTTTTCatagttaaaaaaatatttaaattttaatgccAATGTTACCATACGATTGTATTCTATCAAATGAACCATATGCACATACTTGAATAAGAATTCATGTGttaaaaaactgaaaatgttttgctttgccaGGAAACTTTTGAAGAGTAACGGTCTTTTTAAATccttaaatttaaaataaccGCTGTTCAAACTTTCGAGCACAACAATCCAGGATTCAAGCAAACTGCTTCccagaaggaaaaaatcgaacgaaactgCTCgatgttttaaaatgttccTTTATGTCGAGCAGTTTGTTGGAAACGAAAAAGCCCTgctacacgaagcgtaaactctaaaaaataaataaaaaaataaaagctgtttgcaaacgggagggctcgcaatatgttttttttgtggtttacatcgacagtgagtgatcattgctagtgtattcaatccttttcttcaaaaaaacgattttaatttcctcaacccggccatgcaaacatatcgaagcgtaaaagttttggcattaatttgtaaatttacgcataAATTTACGGTTCATGTAGCACTCCCTAAACATTTTGGACTTTTGTACGGCTCCGCAGCGCTGTTGTAGAGCTCTTGTTGtcaaaataataatttccTGAAACGAATTCCGAGATAAAACCGTAATAAATCCGTGAAAATGAGTGAAGAAAACTCGGAACAAACGCTGATTTGTGTCCCCGGTCAGGTGCTATGCGCCATCTCAGAATTCACCGTGGCCAGCGAGGGAACGTACGAGAAGTTGGGCTACATCCACGCAGCGCTAGCCGGTATCGTGAAGCTGAAGAAGCGCGAGAAAAACACGTTTATCTCCGTGATTTCCTTCGGCGGCGGATCCACAGTTCCGGTGATCGGCGATATCGTGACGACACGGATCACAGCGGTGCACCATCGGATGGCCAAATGCCGCATTTTGTGTATCGGTAAAACTGCCCTTAATCGCCCGTACCGCGGAATCATCCGGAAAGAGGACGTACGAGCGACAGAGATCGACCGCGTTGAGCTACACAAATGCTTCCGACCCGGCGATATCGTGCTGGCCCGGGTCCTGCATCAGATCGAGCTGAACGTGTTCCATCTTTCGACGGCGGACAACGAGCTCGGAGTCGTGGTGGCCATTTCACCCAGCTCGCGGGCTAATTCGGGAGCCGAAACTGTGCCGATGGTTCCGGTTTGCTGGACGGAAGTTCAGTGTCCGGTGACGCTGATAAAGGAGCCACGCAAGGTAGCAAAAGTGGTTCCCGAAAAAGGCGAAGCGCTTAGTCGCAATTTAGAGTTATTTTAAACCGAATAAAAATCAGTTGTATCAACTTTAACCActagtttccctttttttgtacaTTTCCGGAGAAACCGGTGATAAAAATCGAAATTTGGTCCGTAAAATTTTGTATGGCTGTTGACATTTGTACGGTTCCGCTTCGCTGTTGTGGGGCTCTGGTTGTCACcgagaaaacaaatacaaaacaaaaatcgaaattcGTTTTCCGTAAGAATTTTGCaacttaatttattttctttagCTGCCCTTGCTGCTTATCTGCTGATACTACTTCTAATTAGCGAGTTCCGGCAACACAGTGTTCCGTTTTCGCAACGATGCGCAACGTGGTGGTGATTCTGAAGTCGGAAAGTGAGAATACGGACAATTACGGGGCGCTGCTGGAGAAACACGGATACGAGCCCGTATTCATTCCGACGCTGGAGTTCTCGTTTCAACGGCTGGATGTGCTGCGAGATCGATTGCTATCGCCTTACAAATACTCAGGATTGATATTCACCAGTCCACGGAGCATTACGGCCGTCCGGGATGCGCTACAAGGCCAGAAACTGAAGGACGATTGGAAAACGCTGGAGAACTACTGCGTCGGAGAGACCTCACGAGACCTGATACAGCGAACGCTCGATCTCGATACCAAAGGACATCATTCGGGAAATGCTAGCAACTTGGCCGATTTCATCAAGACAGATCTCTACAACAAGACCGTCACCTTGCCGTTCCTCTTTCCCTGTGGCAATCTCAAGCAGGATGTGCTCCAGAACAAGCTGTCCGAGTACGGCTATTCGTTGGATTCGGTCGAGGTGTACGAAACGGTTCCGCACCGTGAATTGGAAAGGAATCTAGTATCACTGTTTCGCAGCGAAACCGAGGAACCGAGAGGGGAGCGACGGATCGATAGCTTACTCTTTTTCAGCCCCTCCGGCATCAATTACTGTGCGCACGTATTCGAGAAGCACCGCATCAGTCTGGCCGGTAAAAAGATCATCGCGATCGGGCCCAGCACGAAGAAAGCGATCGAGAACAAGGGCATTCAAGTGCACCGTACGGCCGAAAAACCGTCAGCCGATTATGTCATCGGAGCTTTGTTGCAGGATACCTAAGGTGATGGAGGACACGGTGCGCGGGATGTGCAATAACGATCCGTCTAaggtgtttcctttttctaaaTGTTGAATGGAGCAATGATCGCCGGATGTGTAAGTGATCCAATCTAGCCTACTGATCGAGTGCGATCGGACGTAACTGTCCGCCGCacgcaccgaccgacaaacTAAATGCAATTTGTtaattccttctcctcccttaACCGAATGAAGACAGATAATGTTAAACTCGAAAATGCAACGGAACGTCGTCAATGTTATCGGAATCTTGTTATCTTATAGAAAAGTATACTAGCCAGTTGGAATTAGTGTGATGGGAGACggggcgagagagagcgaaagatagTGGGAGCAGGGctgtttgttggttgtgtttcCAAAATATTGCCATTTTCTAAATCCCTAGTTTAGCTGTGCCACTCAAAACCAAGCTTCACAGACCTTACCTGCTGCTTTGAGGTCTGTCTTTGGTTATCCAACTGTTTGACATCCCACGAAACCACGCGTTAATTACCAGTGTCCTTAGCACCAGGACACCAAACAGGTCAATTTCCAACATGGAATAGGAAACCATCACATAACGGAACCGGGAGAATGTTGAACAGTAGTTGTTATACAGAGTAGACAGTAAGTTGGAGTACGCCAAAAGAAAGTAACAATAACGAACACTAAGTTCCTCGCTCCAATTGGTGTTTAGCAGTACGGCCTAGCCGCAAAGAAAATTAGAACAACCCGAGCCTGAGACCAGTGGGTTACGTTTTTAACGACGCAAACTTCTTCCCTGCAATAGCTTATCCCTCATACCATGAACTCCTATGCATCTC
The sequence above is a segment of the Anopheles darlingi chromosome 2, idAnoDarlMG_H_01, whole genome shotgun sequence genome. Coding sequences within it:
- the LOC125952445 gene encoding putative odorant-binding protein A10 translates to MSSKALPNLFMLSAAVIALMAALIAGPQPVAANDSQNINRLLNNQVIVSRQIMCVLEKSPCDQLGRQLKAALPEVIQRNCRNCSPQQAQNAQKLTNFLQTRYPEVWAMLIRKYGAV
- the LOC125952418 gene encoding exosome complex component CSL4, which codes for MSEENSEQTLICVPGQVLCAISEFTVASEGTYEKLGYIHAALAGIVKLKKREKNTFISVISFGGGSTVPVIGDIVTTRITAVHHRMAKCRILCIGKTALNRPYRGIIRKEDVRATEIDRVELHKCFRPGDIVLARVLHQIELNVFHLSTADNELGVVVAISPSSRANSGAETVPMVPVCWTEVQCPVTLIKEPRKVAKVVPEKGEALSRNLELF
- the LOC125952403 gene encoding uroporphyrinogen-III synthase-like, whose product is MRNVVVILKSESENTDNYGALLEKHGYEPVFIPTLEFSFQRLDVLRDRLLSPYKYSGLIFTSPRSITAVRDALQGQKLKDDWKTLENYCVGETSRDLIQRTLDLDTKGHHSGNASNLADFIKTDLYNKTVTLPFLFPCGNLKQDVLQNKLSEYGYSLDSVEVYETVPHRELERNLVSLFRSETEEPRGERRIDSLLFFSPSGINYCAHVFEKHRISLAGKKIIAIGPSTKKAIENKGIQVHRTAEKPSADYVIGALLQDT